The genomic stretch TGTCTCAGTGGCAAGGGTTGTGGACTAATCGATAGTTCCAATTGTTGCTCTTCGTActgcaaattttattttttttcaaaaaaaaatgtaagttACTCAATAAATAGGTTAATTTGGCCTACACAAGGTGCATTTATAATTTTACTGTTAGCACTAAAACTTGTAAAAGAGGTGAATTTAAGATAGAAATTTATAGATCTAGACCATACGTAATATCTTTTTCCCCCAAGTTTTTCCATATGTGGGaattcttttatttgaaaaaaaaaatatttggatATTCAGTTAAAAAGACTATTCTAAAATGAATTTACTCGCTTCTATTATATATCCATACTTACCCAACATCACAAAGTTAAAATAGACTTTTCATTTAGggtatatataaattaataacgTCATGAGTAAAAAGAGTAATCCACCTTTCCCCGCAATTCTGCATTTTCCTTTCTGAGAATTTTCTCCTGAATTTTGAGAAGACATGCAAAGAAGATTAACAATGGCGATTAACATGTTATGCATAAACTATATTCCTGACCAAAATGTCAATAAATGAATAAGCAACTCAAAGGCGTATTTTTTACCTCTTCTTTCAGCTGATCCATTCGCTCCCTGAACAATAAACTCTGCAGAAGAATTGGATGTTCgattttgaccgtcaaattctacATTCTGATCAAATCATTGTAGAGATGCCTATTGCAAAACGTACCTTTCTTGACCTGATGATGCTTAAACTTTTCTCCAGCCGATTTTCTATCTGTTGCAATTCATCAACACTGGAGGAATCTAAACCATCTCCCAAGAACCTTCTGCAACATAAAAAATTTACATTTATTGGTTTTTGTaatcaccaaaaactgtaatcaTTCATGGTGTTACACAATAAGGATGAATCGTGCTTAAAAACTTAAACAAATGTGTCAATGTTAGGACAACAACCGTCGAGTTTCCTCAAggatctcaattttttttctcagGATTGCAACCTCTTCTTCGAAATGCTGCACGCATAAGAATAAGCTCAGCACGAATCCAAAAAGGTAGCAGAATAAATTCGTACACAAGATTCTTTAAGTCAAAGAATCAGTTGGCACTGTAAACATCCATGATCTTGAATGAGATTCCCAGAATCAAGAGATCAAGTGAATGTAAGACATTGCGGCTATTCAACAATAGTTGTTTTCGCCGGTCCAAAAGGATCTTGAATGCAAGACATTACCGCTATTCAATAATAGTTCAACAGGATCTTGCCTCCCATTTCGAGAGGGCCAGAAGGTGAATGTCAAGGAATAGCTTATTTTGGACATTGAACGCAATTCATAGGCTTTCATGCAACTAAAATTTGGTACCAGAGGGAAAAGTAGATTTAAACTCAGGACCTCTAATTTCTTGAAACTCAATGTCAGGACACAATTGAACCTTAATATGCGCTGttcaaagaaaattcaaaagGTCATTTCACATGGTGCATAAAACTCAACAAGATGACATTCTTCCCCAAAAACAAAGCAAGTTATATATCATCAAAATGGTAAACACATAGAGCAGACGCACAAAAAGCACATATGTTCAGTCAAGGGGATGGGGTGTGGGGACGGTGTGGAGAGAAGAATTTTCTCAGTACGAAACTTTCTCCGTGTAAAATATTTATAGATACTGATTAATCCCATAAGCATAAAAAGATACCGTTGCTACTGCTTACATGATCATTCTCCATAAAACAACGCAAGTGAAAAACAGTTGCAGCCATATCCACTAAACTGCAGCAGCAAATCATATATGGAAAGAGATTTCTTAGATATGCTGATCAATTTCTGACCTGTGCTTGTTCCATTCTTCTGCTCGGACATAGATTCTTGATATTCTTCTGGTAGCGCTGTATTGTACTTGTGGCACTAAAAGCATTTGAGGGAACCGCCATGAGGTCAAAGGGACAAGTTGCAAGTAATAAACTATTTCTTGTGTAGCAATTTATGTAATAACAAAAGAGCAATCAATGGTTTGATTCAGTTTCCATTCGGCAAGACCCAAATCCTATgaaattcaagatacaaatgtGTATGTACTTTAACGCGAGGAAAATGATATGGTGCTTACTGCTTAACAACAAATGATTGTTTTGTTTAGAAGATAGTAAGTTGGGTTATGCAACTAGCAAGTCTCATTGAACGACAGGATATACCCACTTATCaccaaaaaaagaaactaatttcgtcataactagGAAAAAAGCTTGCTATACTTGACAAAATTTGCCACTCATGTTGGGGTTGCTTGGTTCCTTCAAGGTACCTCAAAATTATCCTTTACACCGATACACATGTATACGTACAGTCATTTTACCTTTTAAGGCTTCTTTTGGATTACTAAAAAATGAgctaattatagtttttagttCAAATTTCAGGTTATTTCGATGTATCATCTTACTACTTGTAGCTTATTTAAAGTAGAAAATAATAGTACTAGTTGCTTTGTTGAATGTATTGGAACTTCTGAAAAATTGTATGTGAAAATCACAAACCATCTAAACAAAGCTTAGTAAAGACAGTAATCAGCCATTCTTACTTTGttatcaaaaattaaaagaaaccacattaagggtctgtttggttggatgtaaaatgttttccttgggaaaatattttccgtggaagtaattttccatgaaaatcatttccctttcatcattttcaggtgtttggttagcttattgaaaatattttcttacttcatttttctggtgtttgtttaacttttgaaatattttcacttttatctctatctttactttctacacattataactacatacttcttcccatgcaaaataagaaaatttatctcattgtttaactttaaaaaatcttggagaaatgtatatatgaataaaaaatatctccttaagcaataaacaaattgctggccatttagtgtcaaatatcaatcacatgcaatgcttattatgacatatatcttgcactctcactgctaaaaatttctctagaaaagaatgtccctattatacataattaattactaacaTAGGATGAACaggatgagatttttttttattttgaatatactagggggagagttgggttgggtggtacgggggagggagtgtaaggaagaggtcttgggttcgagtcctcctgtttacactaaaaaaaaaaaaagaacatactacaagatgttttcagtaagtttggaacatactacaggcgggatgcatgcatttcggaaaacaacttcagtaagtttggaagggaagttgttttccataagatgagtgaaaatattttacataggaaaatgttttcagtaacttttgtgcaaccaaacacgggaaattaggaaaatattttcctggaaaacattttcacccgaaacaaacggaccctaaatGAAACTGCACGACACGACGGAAAGATCAAATTTAGTGAAAATTGATTAAAATATGTATTATACTTCACTACAGAGGATTAAAACTGAGCAGTGATGTTAAAATCAACTAAACTGGGGTGGTGAACCAAATCTAGCCTTTCATCTAGTTTCTATCGAGAAGATCCTTCACCATCAGATAGAGGATTTGAACTTGCAAATTTGCGAACAGTGTTATTTGAACGCTAAAGGTACATCCACGTACTTAAAACTGACATGTTCCTAAGCGTGGTAACAAATTCTTCTTCtagtttttgttgtttaatGGGACAACTAGTAAAAGGAAATATGCTAATAATAGCAGGAGAAATTTTGGGTAAAATCACACTAACGCAATTACATCAACGCACTAGTATTATTCAGGGAATAATtttagggtaaaaaacaaaaaaatctctGTGGTAAATCTAATATACAGAAATAcaccctatggtttcaaaacgTACAACATGACAcatcatgctttgaactaaattgtaaaggtgacggaatccgttaaattcAACGGAAATGatttattggaacctaaaaaaaaatttttatccctaatttttaacaaatatatcTGTTCTTCCCCTTAACCCTTAATTCTCTCTAtctagagaataaaacaaatgatttttttgaactatcttttgtttaattatatcagggcattttggtcatttcgtctatttccgttaaatttaacggattccgtcactttttcaatttagttcaaaatatgggGTGTCGTGTTGTACGTTTTGAAATCACGGGAGGCTTTTTTGTATATTGGGTTTACTACGGGgagcttttttattttttacccataattttaaaataaagtttCTAATCCAGATTTCCGACATTGTATCAGTTCTCTAATGGATCTAGAGACTTTAAACTAACTTTTATCCCcagattttgtttcttttttttttcctctcgtTATCAGTTCTCTAACTGTTGTCAAGAAACTTACTTCTGCCCGTCAAACTTTACTTTCTTCGTCATCAAActtaaatatctcacaaaagCAAATCAGTTCACTATTTCAGTCCTTAGGTTGGCATTTGGCAGCAATGGTAGTGCAGTAGAGTAGATTTCTTCATTAAGACCAAGTACACAGTTGAAACCAATAAAGCAAAGACATGCACCCCATATTACACCGTAGGAGCCAGGAAAATATTAGGGGCACAAATAAAAGAAACTCACTAATGTCTTATGAACTTATCAAATTACTAAAGTTTTTGTTACTTACTAGCGGTCTATAACCCCTTAAAACAATGGTTTCAATTGTAATGATAATCAAACATATGGATTATACATGTAATTTTAATAACAGTTGTTATCAAAAGACACCTGCATATTGACCTTCTACAAAATAGTGAAAGAAAAAACTATAAATTCTTCTAAAATCTAATAcctaattaaaaaattttctttgacCAGTTTGGGCACATTAACAAATTAATGATGTTAAAACAAACTTTATTTTGAAAATGTCATATTTAATATGTATTTTTTTGGGTCAGCGGAGGAAAATGCCTGCTAATAATATGGAGACCTGCTGCCCATGCACTAGAACCTAGTCATTTCAATATGCCGTTTGAGGATAAACAGTTCTCGATGTCATTAATAGCTGTTTGGGATGAAATGAGATGGAGAGAAGAGAAAAGagatatatatacacacatatactacctccctttttttataactgacgtttaaggttttgcacaccaattaagaaaagtttttcattgtttaaatctatacactactttccttttgtaccctcattaattgtccaattcacccatgttttctctcactagagtactaaatggtgctgttttactaggccaaaagcaatgcaaactaactaggagtagtaattaagaaccctgtattggaaaagagagataaaagggtaaaattgtgaaaaaataattaatgctgcatggggatagtaaaacgacagataaaagtacttaagagcaaatttcttaaacgtcagttataaaaaaagggagggagtatatAACTAAAGAGAGCGAGATGGAATGATAAAAACTTAAAGAAAACTTTCTAAGATAAATGACCTCATTTGTCCCTCACTGTTAACTCATCATCctattttgtttctttaagGTTATTAAGAGTCTATTATGTCCTTTGACTTATAAATTAGGTTTCAAAAGACCCCTAGAAAACATTGTGTCCATATTGATATAATGGACGTCAATCACGAAGGAAACATGAGTTCTCCATGGCCAATAGAAGGAAAAACtttttattaccaaaaaaaagaaggacAATGTTAAGTTTCTGGATCTGTAGCTCTAAGTTGACCACAATAGACCAAGTACATGGGAGGAGAAGAATCCTACCACTTCTTGCATTATTGCATTATTGCATTATCTATACATCCTTTTTGCTAATCAcataaagagaaagaaagagcgGCTGAGATGGAGAGAAAATGAGAGAACAAATGGCCAAAGCTATAGGTTCAATAGCAAGAAAGGAAATGAGAGAGAATATTGATGAAATTACTTGGCAGTGCATGGAAAAAGGCCAAATAACTAATAAACGAGTGCATATTCTTCTAATGGGAAAACTTAAGACCATACTTAGAAGTAGTTTCACACATTTACTTTATCCATTTGATCTCTAGCGCTTGCcattctatatatatatttatatatatatgcgtatacaaatttagaaaaaatgaaattgattATCAAATTTTGCCCCAATAGTGCAATAGATTTTTGTAGGATCCTTTCCCTCTTATTTACTCAGTCTGTTTAGTCTGTTGTGATCAACCTAGGGGATGGAGGTTTAGGCTTATCGTTATTGTCATCTATTGCCCTAGGAGAACCGAAATATCTCTCACTTGATTGACATCTATTAAGTCAATTTGGATAAAAGTTTGCTTAGGGACCTTTTAAAGCACAATACGTGATTTGAAGAACATAATCGGTTCTTTCAAAGCACAACAAGGCCATCTATTGTCAAATTGGTGTcctcaaaaataataaagtaatccaaacaattgaaaatttttcttatatCCTGTTAGTTATTTAACAATAAAGTTATCTGTTATTTCCTTGTTAAAGTTGAAAGTAATCCAATGCAAGTAAAATTTGCACCAAAGCAGATAATAACCATGACATACGTCCTTTTGTAGAGGAAATTAAGCACATGGCCACTAAAATTTGTAACTACCAAGATATAAAGTCAATAGAAAAGTCTTGGATCCTGAATAACGTCAAATGATACCACCGTATCGTCTTCACCAAAGATATGCATTTCATTGGAACTTAAAGTTATATTTAGCATAACATGTTAATTTAGGAGTATTAAGGAAAGCAAAGCTTCAAAAAATGACTATTATTTTCCTACTCAGACATTTTAAGATGTTGTGTATTGTGCTAAACCATGACTCCGATAACAAGAATGCATTCTCTAAATCTTGAAAGTTCGAGGGAGTTTTATCATTCCACAATGTGCTTCAAATGTGTCAACATTAATCTTACTTACACTAAGGATAGCCAAATTTGAACTAGCTAAAAAGCTTAAAGTTTCATAATATGCATATGTGATGTGACCCTTACTGCACAAAAAGAAGATAAGAGGAAGCCAAATATTTCCATCGACTGTTTAAAATGTTTGATTATACTCCGCGTTCAGAGAACACTTGTTTTCATCACGAATGCTGCACATTATACTTATTGCTATGTATCTCTCAGGTGATACTGGACTACCTCATATTTCATGGACAAAACTTATGTATATCTTATTatgcataaaatttttttgtaatttcaaCCTAAAAACCTAGAATGCTAAAACAAGTTGCTTGATCGGATGTAATTGCACCAACTTAAAATTGAGAAATGACctaaaaattttgtgaaatgaTGCATTCCGTGGGGAACATATTACTTTAAGAGACGGTGCCATTATGTAGAAGTGATGATCACCATATTGGTGATGTATTTCAGGATTCatggatatttaaaattaaaGATCCATTATCACGTATTTGTAATACTGTAGGTTATATTTCAACTTTGACAAGTTTAACACGAAACAATCAGTTTTATGCAGTAATTAGCATATAGTTAGACAAATGAATCAAGCAAGAGTGAAAGTTGAATATAACTCTTAGATCCCACAATTTGAAGACATTGACCCAGAGACCATGAGTCATGACTATAAAGTTTAAATGTAAGAAATGAAAGAGGTATTCCAATTTGGTTTGTCGTATTGGCATCTACTGTACACTCTAAAATCCCCGATGATGGCTTTGATTAAAGCACCAGACTAATAATATCAATCTTGGGTTAATGTTTCCCATCTCTTTGGCCTATAGTAGCTTTTTGTCGTCATCTTCTTGTCCCTTTTGCTTCGAAGCTCTACTGCTCATAGTTATTCTTCATGGTTTCTAACTATCAAGTCACCTATTGTATTATTCTCCCTCGCTCACTTATTTTCAGATACATATATATGATATCTTTTTGTCCATACAATGAAAATACCCACTGCATGTGTGTTTAAATTTTAATATGAAAGCAACTGCTATGCCTCTTCTGATACCGAACTTACCTTCTTAGTGTGATGAAGTCTGCACATTGTTCTTCATTAGTTTGAGAATCTATAAGTTATCAGAAACGAAGTAAAAGAAGCCGAATTTTTAGAAGATTACCATCCCTAATTAAATCCGGTATAAGTAGTTTGAAAGGGTTTATTTTGTTGTTGGCTTCCTTGAGATTAAAGCTCACTGTTGGTTCGCATTGTTTCAACAAAGAAGTTAAACATTTGAAATTTTCTTGGAAATAATCACCTCCTTTCATAGCACCTGAGATGAAACTTCGAATTGCTGGAGATTTGGTGATATCCTTTTGTAGTTTCATGAAAGAGGAAAACTCGTGCATTTgattaaataatatttcaagttTTGATAATACATCATCACCTTTGGCTACATTCACTAGATTCTCATTTAGCAACATATatatcttgaattcttgatctaTCCCTGAGCAACATATATAACTTGAAGCCCTTGATCTATACATAGTCATACACCCCTTGCCTCAGAATATGTATTCGTTGACTGACTGCTTTTAAATGCTTCAGTATGGTAATGCTAATAACGTCCTTTTCCATAGCCCAAAAAAGTTGTTCTTTTCTGTAACTTTCAAAGCACTGTCTAATATGCTAGTACGCAGGTACACTTGATTGCAAAGATTAGATGTGATGATATAGCCAGACTATATGCACGTCTACTCTTACTGGTACAATTTTGACTTACCCAAATAGCTTTAACTTTAACATGCAAATCTTCACAAGATATCGGATTACCTTATTGAAAAGTTAAACTATATATACACCTATGGTTAAGAACAAGCTGCCAATTTGGAAGAGAAGAGATAAAGCTGACTTTTAGGAGATGAGAAGGTTCACTTCCTCACGGTACTAAAGCATATGGGTCTGGTGTGGTTTCACATTTTCAAGAACAAGTACAAAAGCACAACACCTTCTTACTGGCTTCATTATAGACATAGTACCATGTCCACTTGTAAGttgtatatatacatacatatatatatatatatatatatatagatagaaCATACACTTTTTATTTAGATTGTAGAAAAACAAGTATGATAGCACAACCCATTAAATAGAGTATTTACATAATTAGGTCCTCTAAGAACTACTGCGAAAAGCTACAGCCTGTTGGGATGAACTGCTGTATCTCGTAATTTATGCTCTAGGAAGATAACTCATGTTactgatttttattttctttgaagtTGACAGCTTGACATATAATATCATCAATAGTTGAAATGCTGAAGAATCACTACTTTTGATGACACTGGTATCTCCCGTACTTCCTCAGATTGTGTGTATCTTGTCTATAGCTAAATTTGGCCGTGCTTCCAAGGATCTAAGATTTCCACCTCCGGACCAAATAATATCAAAATCCCACTAAAGGCGAGGGGTAGAGATACCATAGACAAGGTACCTTCAGACAAACTAATTGTTGGTAAAAATTGATTATATCATAGAAGCGGGTATAAAACAAGATAACGGGTCCCTTGGCTCTCATAAAGGCTTGAGATCATACTTGGAATGCCTAATGACCACTCCAGTGTAAAAGAGAACATAAACTTTGATGAAGGTGATGTCGTTTTTCGATGTTGTGTAGTATACTAAAAAGGAGGAGCGAAGGAAAATTAataacagagagagagagagagagagattttgAGCAGATGATGCGCAGATGTTAATGGTTGATGTACCTGGAACTTGAGAACTCATAAAGCTTCCCTTTTGGGGAGAAAACGATCAGTGCAACTTCTGCATCACAAAGAACTGATAGCTCAAAGGCCTTCTTGAGAAGTCCACTTCTCCTCTTTGAGAATGTCACTTGTCTACTCGTTGCATTTTCAATCCTCTTCAGCTGAGTTTTCCCTCTCGCCATTCTTACAAATTTAGATAACAAAAAGAGGGCCAAAATTGAATCCACCTACAACCCTGAAAAAGAAATCGATGATTCCGTTAAGGGTTGAAGTGCAAGCAACCAAAAAACACTCGATcaag from Coffea eugenioides isolate CCC68of chromosome 8, Ceug_1.0, whole genome shotgun sequence encodes the following:
- the LOC113781643 gene encoding agamous-like MADS-box protein AGL19, with amino-acid sequence MARGKTQLKRIENATSRQVTFSKRRSGLLKKAFELSVLCDAEVALIVFSPKGKLYEFSSSSATSTIQRYQKNIKNLCPSRRMEQAQHFEEEVAILRKKIEILEETRRRFLGDGLDSSSVDELQQIENRLEKSLSIIRSRKSLLFRERMDQLKEEEKILRKENAELRGKYEEQQLELSISPQPLPLRQVKEVETQLFIGPPKS